In Hydrogenovibrio thermophilus, the following are encoded in one genomic region:
- a CDS encoding dynamin family protein, whose product MASNTVKVKYNPFTVTTEFELNGKHIKSGGLIELSNNLRLQNWIDRLFDLLFEELNTQKINLIFEGMILDGEDVKSAVKAYQERETECSLSVDCRVFDVQTDKKIEQLKELFEEAKKGPFEIFYDKSLHDAFEKAISPEFDVTVLATMSAGKSTVINAMVGRELLPSKNQACTASITRVINDDSKPNFEARRSCKVAQDSEEVKLSDDWQELEDGSPLIRDWNEEKFPQKEGDSENNREEKYVTSQIEIKGNIPTIHVRDGIQMVFVDTPGPNNSNDLSHNKTTVQAIQSHQPSMVLYVLNATNLGVEDDLSLLNLIRDEMAKGGRKAQDRFVFIANKIDQFDPENDDEPIAKVLENVKAYLQKNGIENPLIIPVSAELCKLIRIAREGAQLTRKQQNSLDNLTEQFVEEEGMNLLELIAPELGTQLYDRLKQQLDSYREEKNDEKVAELLSGIPIVEALLDDYLSKHALPAKIKDAVDIFRRAEQEHQALEAIQKILEKDQAALETITSSLEAFQKDQTRIDKAQQFRNAVEVKEYSSSEATKDLLDNLEKKINTELLDPLSKEFKGEIDPLVAEKKIKKAEEQILLIVAEIQNLLAEDLERVQKEELMVLRDDYQKYVADLLSALPDTEESKLIKDFQEAQLDMPSVDTLVEKTSFEVQKRVKAGTERYGFLWLWKRDVYETITEKKVDMDQIYLTFENSMEKFKQKSFDEFYSRCAENFEQSKDVLLAHMEALDKKLEELVEQMAVAKKDATKKKKLVADSQKRLDWFKSFFQRLDAILQLNPESGETR is encoded by the coding sequence ATGGCTTCAAATACAGTCAAAGTGAAATACAACCCTTTTACTGTTACAACGGAATTTGAACTCAATGGAAAGCACATTAAAAGTGGTGGTTTAATTGAGCTGTCAAATAATCTAAGGCTACAAAATTGGATAGATCGTCTATTTGATTTGTTATTTGAAGAGTTGAACACTCAAAAAATTAACTTAATTTTTGAAGGCATGATTCTTGATGGTGAAGATGTAAAGAGTGCGGTAAAGGCTTACCAAGAACGCGAAACAGAGTGTAGTTTGAGTGTCGACTGTCGTGTTTTTGATGTTCAAACAGACAAAAAAATAGAACAACTTAAAGAGTTGTTTGAAGAAGCGAAAAAAGGTCCTTTTGAAATCTTTTACGATAAATCACTTCATGATGCTTTTGAAAAAGCCATCTCTCCTGAGTTTGATGTCACGGTTCTCGCAACTATGTCGGCAGGTAAATCAACCGTCATTAATGCCATGGTGGGTCGAGAATTACTTCCATCCAAAAATCAAGCTTGCACAGCATCGATTACGCGCGTTATTAATGATGATTCTAAGCCGAACTTTGAAGCGAGACGATCTTGTAAAGTAGCACAAGATTCAGAAGAGGTTAAGTTATCGGATGACTGGCAAGAATTAGAGGATGGTTCTCCCTTGATCCGTGATTGGAATGAAGAAAAGTTTCCACAAAAAGAGGGTGACAGTGAAAACAATCGGGAAGAAAAATATGTCACATCACAAATAGAAATAAAAGGCAATATTCCCACTATTCATGTTCGGGATGGTATTCAAATGGTATTTGTTGATACTCCCGGTCCGAATAATTCAAATGACTTATCTCACAACAAAACAACCGTGCAGGCGATACAGAGTCATCAGCCATCAATGGTGCTCTACGTGTTAAATGCAACAAATTTAGGTGTAGAGGATGATTTGAGTTTGCTAAACCTCATTCGCGATGAGATGGCTAAAGGGGGACGGAAAGCTCAGGATAGATTTGTCTTTATTGCAAATAAAATAGATCAATTTGATCCAGAAAACGATGATGAACCGATTGCCAAGGTATTAGAGAATGTAAAAGCCTATTTGCAAAAAAATGGTATTGAGAATCCACTTATCATTCCAGTCTCAGCAGAATTATGTAAATTAATTCGTATCGCTAGAGAAGGAGCTCAGCTTACAAGAAAGCAACAAAATAGCCTTGATAACTTGACTGAACAATTTGTAGAAGAGGAAGGGATGAACCTTCTCGAGTTGATTGCTCCAGAGCTTGGTACCCAGCTTTATGACAGATTAAAACAACAGCTAGACAGCTATCGTGAAGAGAAAAATGATGAAAAGGTTGCCGAACTTTTAAGTGGTATTCCCATTGTAGAAGCTTTGTTAGATGACTATTTGTCCAAACATGCGTTGCCTGCAAAAATTAAGGATGCAGTGGATATTTTCCGACGTGCAGAGCAGGAACATCAGGCTTTAGAAGCGATACAAAAGATTCTGGAGAAAGATCAAGCCGCGTTAGAAACAATCACTTCTTCACTAGAGGCTTTCCAAAAAGATCAAACACGCATAGACAAAGCCCAGCAGTTTCGTAATGCTGTTGAAGTAAAAGAATATTCTTCTTCGGAGGCTACTAAGGATTTATTAGATAATTTAGAAAAAAAAATTAATACAGAACTATTAGACCCTTTATCTAAAGAATTTAAGGGTGAGATCGATCCTTTAGTAGCTGAGAAAAAAATTAAAAAAGCTGAAGAGCAGATTCTACTAATTGTTGCTGAGATCCAAAACTTATTGGCTGAGGATTTAGAGCGAGTGCAGAAAGAAGAGTTAATGGTTCTTCGGGATGACTATCAAAAATATGTCGCTGACTTATTATCTGCTTTACCTGACACCGAAGAATCTAAACTCATTAAAGATTTTCAAGAAGCACAACTGGATATGCCGAGTGTTGATACCCTTGTTGAAAAAACGTCATTTGAAGTGCAAAAAAGAGTAAAAGCCGGAACAGAACGCTACGGCTTTTTATGGCTTTGGAAGCGAGATGTATATGAAACAATAACTGAAAAGAAAGTTGATATGGATCAGATATATCTAACTTTTGAAAACTCAATGGAAAAGTTTAAACAGAAAAGCTTTGATGAATTCTATTCCCGTTGTGCTGAAAATTTTGAACAGTCTAAAGATGTTTTGTTGGCTCATATGGAAGCCTTAGATAAAAAATTAGAAGAACTGGTTGAGCAAATGGCAGTAGCGAAAAAAGATGCCACTAAAAAGAAAAAGTTAGTCGCAGACAGTCAAAAACGTCTTGACTGGTTTAAATCATTTTTCCAGAGATTGGACGCTATTTTGCAATTAAACCCAGAATCGGGGGAAACACGATGA
- a CDS encoding ATP-binding protein, which produces MGKDLTTYQDDGALQNALVEMDAVVFKRYLDYLNQFDLVPLDTTLDDAISNIRLRKISSIVYDREEDNLDKFNSVFSAVHSSDSAVCLILDAKKTHTDLYIGTHKLDQSRGSSITGAMNTLEAALKGNFQGIDISENLMDTDIHAVLSSMMSNNVNCIATVQGVPSLKDDAKETFAQGLEKLIEGMQGKDYFAVIQATPVSYQELERVEGAYQDIYTALSTFEQTNISFAENESRSVGVTLSESLTSTITKSVTDTQTTTTGMNSSTSTSKTDTRQKFDFKTAIAGAASGAVTGGTYAGMATGGLGALQGAGVGALAGFTAGMLGASESKTEGYTEGTSESSSDSKATSNSDAESKGTSKADSDTSTLGTTRTIQINGKNRRISSMLELLDGQLDRIQECKSFGMWNFSAYFVSGSEVDSRLGADLYSGLLRGANSGLERNSVAIWNRYQADSESNSKTEEAFKELQNYVSQLKSPVLTAPDGLSLPMLSPVSLISTKELSMAMSLPQKSMSGLPVFDAVEFGRSVNFGGEADRQNIEIGKISNFDVVDKHQQVALSTKSLTSHVFVTGSTGAGKSNAVYSILDKLHTEHKIPFLIIEPAKGEYKNVFGGLDTVNVFGTNPNLTSLLRINPFSFPDGIHIVEHIDRLIEILGAVWPMYAAMPAILKESVEKTYEESGWDLLNSTCEGSETVFPDFHDLLAVLPKVIHQSEYSDEMKGNYSGALVTRVKSLTNGYFSTIFQKDELESSVLFDQSCIVDLSRVGASETKALLMGGIFLKLQEYRMATAIGANSDLKHITVLEEAHNLLRRTSSEQSQEGANFQGKSVEMISNAIAEMRTYGEGFIIADQAPGLLDQSVIRNTNTKIILRLPDFGDRNLVGKAAFLNDEQINELARLKTGCAAVYQNNWLEPVLCQFEQFDDDKIAPFSYVRPAGKIIDHRKRDVTETLKSILNDLMDGNTEKALAMYRFKNFLDKDIRLSEVLDKVPETKDIHIWVQSLAQEVFKRIEMELLSVQERREVIAQVLDVLVLETPHNQEVFEIKKTELRNKGIEGVL; this is translated from the coding sequence ATGGGAAAAGATTTGACCACCTATCAAGATGACGGCGCATTGCAGAATGCTTTGGTTGAAATGGATGCCGTTGTTTTTAAACGCTATCTTGATTACTTAAATCAGTTTGATTTAGTGCCTTTGGACACAACCCTGGATGATGCTATTAGCAATATTCGGTTAAGAAAGATTTCAAGTATCGTCTATGATCGAGAAGAAGATAACTTAGACAAGTTTAACAGTGTGTTTTCAGCGGTACATTCAAGTGATAGTGCCGTGTGTTTGATCTTGGACGCTAAAAAAACGCATACGGATCTGTATATTGGTACGCATAAACTTGATCAAAGTAGGGGCTCAAGCATTACTGGTGCGATGAACACTTTGGAAGCGGCTCTAAAGGGTAACTTTCAGGGTATAGATATCTCTGAAAACTTAATGGATACAGATATTCATGCAGTGCTGTCATCTATGATGAGTAACAATGTGAATTGCATTGCAACCGTTCAGGGTGTGCCCTCCCTTAAAGATGATGCTAAAGAGACCTTTGCTCAGGGGCTGGAAAAGTTGATTGAAGGAATGCAGGGCAAAGATTATTTTGCCGTTATTCAGGCAACGCCTGTGAGTTATCAAGAGTTAGAGCGAGTGGAAGGAGCCTATCAGGATATATATACGGCGCTTTCAACATTTGAACAAACGAATATCAGCTTTGCTGAAAATGAGAGTCGTTCAGTTGGCGTTACTTTGTCGGAAAGTTTAACAAGCACCATCACCAAAAGCGTCACGGACACACAAACTACCACTACTGGCATGAACTCGTCAACCTCAACCTCCAAAACGGACACTAGACAGAAGTTTGATTTCAAAACAGCGATTGCAGGTGCAGCTTCTGGTGCAGTTACAGGAGGAACATATGCAGGTATGGCTACTGGTGGACTTGGTGCTTTGCAGGGTGCTGGTGTCGGTGCTCTTGCTGGTTTTACAGCAGGTATGCTTGGTGCCTCAGAATCAAAAACTGAAGGTTATACTGAAGGCACAAGTGAGAGCAGTTCTGATTCAAAAGCAACTTCAAACTCTGATGCAGAGTCTAAAGGCACCAGTAAAGCTGATTCTGATACATCAACGCTTGGTACAACCAGAACCATTCAAATCAATGGAAAAAATCGCCGTATCTCTAGCATGCTTGAGTTGTTAGATGGACAGTTGGACCGTATTCAAGAGTGTAAAAGTTTTGGGATGTGGAACTTTTCTGCCTACTTTGTCAGTGGTTCAGAAGTCGATTCTCGATTGGGCGCGGATTTATATTCTGGATTATTGCGGGGAGCGAACTCCGGTCTAGAGCGCAATAGCGTCGCTATTTGGAATCGTTATCAAGCTGATAGTGAAAGTAACTCGAAAACAGAAGAGGCTTTTAAGGAGTTGCAAAATTATGTGTCTCAGCTTAAATCTCCAGTCTTAACAGCGCCGGATGGTTTGTCTTTACCGATGTTGTCTCCAGTGTCATTGATCAGTACCAAAGAGTTGAGTATGGCTATGTCACTGCCACAGAAGTCGATGAGCGGTTTGCCTGTGTTTGATGCAGTGGAATTTGGTCGCTCGGTCAATTTTGGAGGGGAAGCAGACCGTCAAAACATTGAGATTGGAAAGATTTCAAACTTTGATGTGGTTGACAAGCATCAGCAGGTAGCCTTAAGTACTAAATCACTGACATCACATGTTTTTGTGACCGGAAGCACTGGAGCAGGTAAGTCAAATGCAGTTTATTCCATATTGGATAAGCTCCATACCGAACATAAAATCCCTTTTCTGATCATTGAACCTGCGAAAGGCGAATACAAAAACGTGTTTGGTGGTTTGGATACTGTTAATGTCTTTGGTACCAATCCAAATCTGACATCGTTGTTGAGAATCAACCCTTTTTCTTTCCCTGACGGGATTCATATTGTTGAGCATATTGATCGGTTAATTGAAATATTAGGTGCAGTCTGGCCTATGTATGCGGCTATGCCTGCCATTCTAAAAGAATCAGTAGAGAAGACCTATGAGGAATCAGGATGGGACTTGTTGAATTCCACCTGTGAAGGTTCTGAAACCGTATTTCCAGACTTTCATGACCTGTTAGCAGTATTGCCAAAGGTGATTCATCAGTCCGAATATTCAGACGAAATGAAAGGCAACTATTCAGGGGCTTTAGTAACACGGGTTAAATCATTGACAAACGGTTATTTTAGTACCATTTTTCAAAAAGACGAGCTCGAGTCATCGGTCTTGTTTGATCAATCCTGTATCGTTGATTTATCCCGAGTGGGGGCTTCAGAAACGAAGGCTTTATTAATGGGGGGGATATTCCTGAAGCTACAGGAATATCGCATGGCAACCGCAATCGGTGCAAATTCTGATTTAAAGCACATTACTGTGTTAGAAGAAGCGCACAACTTACTTCGTAGAACATCTTCTGAGCAGAGCCAAGAGGGCGCTAACTTTCAAGGTAAATCTGTAGAAATGATTTCCAATGCCATTGCTGAAATGCGAACCTATGGCGAAGGATTTATTATTGCCGACCAAGCGCCTGGCTTGCTAGATCAATCAGTTATCAGAAATACCAATACAAAAATCATTCTTAGACTGCCTGATTTTGGTGACCGCAATCTAGTAGGTAAGGCGGCGTTTTTAAATGATGAGCAAATTAACGAGCTTGCTAGATTGAAAACCGGCTGTGCAGCGGTTTACCAAAACAACTGGTTAGAGCCAGTGTTATGTCAGTTTGAACAGTTTGATGATGACAAGATTGCCCCTTTTTCTTATGTTCGTCCTGCTGGAAAAATCATAGATCATAGAAAGCGTGATGTGACAGAGACATTAAAATCCATACTAAATGACTTGATGGACGGGAACACAGAAAAAGCCTTGGCAATGTATCGTTTTAAAAACTTTTTAGATAAAGACATAAGACTTTCAGAAGTATTGGATAAAGTTCCTGAAACCAAGGATATTCATATATGGGTTCAATCGCTAGCTCAAGAAGTTTTCAAGCGTATTGAAATGGAATTGTTGAGTGTCCAAGAGCGAAGAGAAGTTATTGCTCAAGTTTTAGATGTTCTGGTTTTGGAAACACCTCACAACCAAGAGGTGTTTGAAATAAAAAAAACGGAATTGAGAAATAAAGGTATAGAGGGCGTTTTATGA
- a CDS encoding dynamin family protein, translated as MGFFRKLGDAIDSTVESVSETAGKVYDYTKENPVKASVGAAVGGVAALAMQAKAQKKNANIKVSPLKPVFEVVVMATMSAGKSTLINALIGQDLLPSSNEACTSRIFKIEDIDEHQGFTARVGGGDWESNPWIDVTTKTLKEMNDSIDDGIVHIQGDIPTINNHDLRLVIYDTPGPNNSQNKQHEQLTKQLLHDGNYGLIIYVLNATQLHVDDDVQLLHDLQQILSEKDDCKDVVFVLNKADALDEELGESIELAVKELTLYLERHGFKSPQILSISSRVALSARNRKNNIQLTRKEDRFLGGILEQIEEGAPFLGDYSTLQETIESHQIESRLQSNNTEQSIESLILYSGVKKLERVLQKSLSNVSDIN; from the coding sequence ATGGGTTTTTTTAGAAAGCTGGGGGATGCGATTGATTCAACTGTTGAATCAGTTAGTGAAACAGCGGGAAAAGTGTATGACTACACCAAAGAGAACCCTGTTAAGGCTTCCGTTGGTGCGGCTGTTGGGGGTGTTGCAGCTTTGGCAATGCAAGCCAAAGCTCAAAAAAAGAACGCAAACATTAAAGTTAGCCCATTAAAACCAGTGTTTGAAGTGGTTGTTATGGCTACGATGAGCGCAGGTAAGAGTACGCTTATTAACGCCCTTATAGGTCAGGATCTATTGCCCTCTAGTAACGAAGCCTGTACATCAAGAATATTTAAAATCGAAGATATTGACGAACATCAAGGCTTTACTGCGAGAGTTGGAGGCGGTGATTGGGAAAGTAACCCTTGGATTGATGTTACCACGAAAACCTTGAAGGAAATGAATGATTCTATAGACGATGGCATTGTCCATATTCAAGGCGATATTCCGACCATTAATAATCACGATTTGCGTTTGGTGATTTATGACACTCCTGGCCCCAATAATAGCCAAAATAAACAACACGAGCAACTCACAAAGCAGTTGTTGCATGATGGCAATTACGGTTTAATTATTTATGTTTTAAATGCCACTCAGTTGCATGTTGATGATGATGTTCAGCTGTTACACGATTTGCAACAAATACTCTCTGAGAAAGATGACTGTAAAGACGTTGTTTTTGTTTTAAATAAAGCAGATGCGTTAGATGAAGAGTTAGGTGAATCAATAGAACTAGCGGTTAAAGAACTTACGCTGTATTTAGAACGTCATGGGTTTAAATCCCCTCAAATTTTGTCCATTTCCTCTAGAGTTGCATTATCTGCACGTAATCGCAAAAACAATATTCAATTGACTAGAAAAGAAGACAGGTTTTTGGGTGGGATACTGGAGCAAATTGAGGAGGGCGCTCCTTTTTTGGGCGATTATTCCACTTTGCAAGAAACAATTGAATCACACCAGATCGAAAGTCGTCTTCAATCTAATAATACGGAACAAAGCATTGAAAGCTTGATTTTATATTCAGGTGTAAAAAAATTAGAGCGAGTTCTCCAAAAGAGCTTGTCGAATGTGTCAGATATTAATTAA
- a CDS encoding DnaA N-terminal domain-containing protein: MIQSHLLPFKMVKNMSQALKNAYRQNERIPEREEVEPQTWLLVKEQMKTSLTDTEYLSWIHPLKAIETENELTLIAPAGFILDRVKTKYIAQIKRALKKSAPEATLYLSLS; this comes from the coding sequence ATGATTCAAAGTCATTTACTCCCATTCAAGATGGTCAAAAACATGAGTCAGGCTTTAAAAAATGCTTACAGGCAAAATGAAAGGATTCCAGAAAGAGAGGAAGTTGAACCGCAAACTTGGCTCTTAGTAAAAGAACAAATGAAAACCTCATTAACTGACACAGAATATCTTTCTTGGATCCACCCGCTTAAAGCAATTGAAACAGAGAACGAACTTACACTTATTGCTCCAGCTGGTTTCATCTTGGACAGGGTAAAAACGAAATACATTGCTCAAATTAAACGCGCTTTAAAAAAATCAGCCCCCGAAGCCACCCTATATCTATCACTATCGTAA
- a CDS encoding helix-turn-helix transcriptional regulator, which produces MKQDTLLRQIALLQLIPIEPAYKSTSTLYQTLEEDGFDVSERKIQRDLERLSVAFPIRKDDSEKPYKWSFLDTYESRLPELDNASALAWVLAEDHLKNVLPKIVMDKLGRQFKNAKQVLNAQNTNRYSSWQNKVRAISNGKALKPANVKLEIWQAITDYLLEDKNIKVTYLSRTKEELESFTVQPIGLVVRQAVTYLVAIREDCIDDEDRGIRQLALHRIQTLEESTRPGKDHRFCTLDEYVDSGAFDYPKNNELIDLELIVDKSLAWHLRETPINNEQTISKLDENHFVLKAKTTDDSQTLWWLMGFGSKVEVVKPKHWREKIYKHAQEIVGRGQ; this is translated from the coding sequence ATGAAACAAGACACCCTATTGAGACAAATCGCTTTACTTCAACTAATCCCCATTGAACCAGCTTACAAAAGTACCTCAACTCTATATCAGACACTAGAAGAAGATGGCTTTGACGTTTCAGAAAGAAAAATACAACGTGACCTAGAAAGATTGAGTGTGGCTTTTCCAATCAGAAAAGATGATTCTGAGAAACCCTATAAATGGTCTTTTCTTGATACTTATGAGAGCAGGCTTCCCGAGTTAGATAACGCTTCTGCTTTAGCATGGGTGTTAGCAGAAGACCATTTAAAGAACGTGTTGCCCAAAATTGTTATGGACAAGCTTGGTCGGCAATTCAAAAATGCTAAGCAAGTATTAAATGCGCAAAACACCAATCGATACTCAAGCTGGCAAAACAAAGTCAGAGCAATTTCTAATGGTAAAGCTTTAAAACCTGCAAATGTTAAACTCGAAATTTGGCAAGCAATTACAGATTACCTTTTAGAAGATAAAAACATAAAAGTAACTTATCTGAGTCGAACTAAAGAGGAATTGGAAAGCTTTACAGTGCAACCAATTGGCTTGGTCGTCAGGCAAGCGGTTACTTATCTTGTCGCAATTAGAGAAGACTGTATTGATGATGAAGATAGAGGGATTCGCCAACTTGCATTACACCGTATCCAAACATTAGAAGAAAGCACCAGGCCTGGTAAAGATCACCGTTTTTGTACTTTGGATGAATATGTCGACTCTGGTGCCTTTGATTACCCTAAAAATAACGAATTAATTGACCTTGAGCTCATCGTCGATAAGTCATTAGCATGGCATTTAAGGGAAACGCCCATTAATAATGAACAAACCATTTCCAAATTAGATGAAAACCATTTTGTCTTAAAAGCCAAAACAACTGATGACTCTCAAACACTCTGGTGGCTAATGGGGTTTGGAAGCAAAGTAGAAGTCGTCAAACCTAAACACTGGCGGGAAAAAATTTATAAACACGCTCAAGAAATTGTTGGCCGAGGACAATAG